Proteins encoded together in one Paracoccus sp. SMMA_5_TC window:
- a CDS encoding TolC family outer membrane protein, giving the protein MVRNLLKALRRPLIAALFASATALPATAESLADAMVAAYRHSALLEQNRAVLRAADEDAASALARLRPVVQWIASHSYTQTEGVSSRSSQVALNAQVTLYDWGRTALAIDIAKETVLATRAALVDIEQQVLLDAVRAYLDVRSTGEQVELQSNSVRVIGQEQRAASDRFEVGEITQTDVAQANAALAAARAGLAAAQGNLSVARENYRAATGKAPGKLSPPPPTPKLPASLEAARQIAQRTHPQIQRAQRLAAAAELGVAAAAAERNPTLNAEASIGRSRGTSTSILNPGATVTRDSGTVGLQMSQTIYSGGRLPSAHRKAMARRDEIRAGLLQTSRAVDQAVGTAWAGIDVARAQIRAIDEQIAAARQAYEGVREEATLGARTTLDVLDAEQSLLAARADKIAAEANLQLAHYQLLAAMGLLTVENLKLGIPTYDPSAYYNAVQDAPFTSKQGQSLDRVLRAIGKD; this is encoded by the coding sequence ATGGTTCGCAACCTGCTGAAAGCCCTGCGGCGGCCGCTGATCGCGGCGCTGTTCGCCAGCGCCACCGCCCTTCCGGCCACGGCCGAAAGCCTTGCCGATGCAATGGTTGCCGCCTATCGCCATTCGGCGCTGCTGGAACAGAATCGCGCCGTCTTGCGTGCCGCAGACGAGGATGCGGCCAGCGCCCTGGCACGATTGCGTCCGGTTGTGCAGTGGATCGCCAGCCACAGCTACACCCAGACCGAAGGCGTCAGCAGCCGGTCGAGCCAGGTGGCGCTGAACGCGCAGGTCACGCTTTACGACTGGGGGCGCACGGCCCTGGCCATCGACATTGCCAAGGAAACGGTTCTGGCCACGCGCGCCGCCCTCGTCGACATCGAACAGCAGGTCTTGCTGGATGCGGTGCGCGCCTATCTGGACGTGCGCAGCACGGGCGAGCAGGTCGAACTGCAGTCGAACTCGGTGCGCGTGATCGGTCAGGAACAGCGCGCTGCCAGCGACCGATTCGAGGTCGGCGAGATCACCCAGACCGACGTGGCCCAGGCGAATGCCGCGCTTGCCGCGGCGCGCGCCGGTCTGGCCGCGGCGCAGGGGAACCTTTCGGTCGCGCGCGAAAACTATCGTGCCGCGACAGGCAAGGCACCGGGCAAGCTGTCGCCGCCGCCCCCGACGCCCAAGCTGCCTGCCTCGCTCGAGGCGGCGCGTCAGATTGCGCAACGCACGCACCCGCAGATCCAGCGCGCACAACGCCTGGCCGCCGCGGCCGAGCTGGGCGTGGCCGCCGCCGCGGCCGAACGCAATCCAACCCTGAATGCCGAGGCTAGCATCGGGCGCAGTCGTGGCACCAGCACCAGCATCCTGAACCCCGGCGCGACAGTCACGCGCGACAGCGGAACGGTTGGGCTGCAAATGTCGCAGACCATCTATTCCGGTGGCCGCCTGCCCTCGGCCCATCGCAAGGCAATGGCCAGGCGCGACGAGATTCGCGCAGGCCTGCTGCAGACGTCGCGGGCCGTCGATCAGGCGGTGGGCACGGCCTGGGCCGGAATCGATGTGGCACGGGCACAGATTCGCGCCATCGACGAACAGATTGCCGCCGCGCGCCAGGCCTACGAGGGCGTGCGTGAAGAGGCCACCCTGGGCGCCCGCACCACTCTGGACGTGCTGGATGCCGAACAATCGCTGCTGGCGGCGCGGGCGGACAAGATTGCAGCCGAAGCCAACCTGCAATTAGCACATTATCAACTTCTGGCTGCTATGGGTCTGTTGACGGTGGAAAACCTGAAACTGGGGATACCGACCTATGACCCTTCGGCCTATTACAACGCGGTGCAGGATGCGCCGTTCACCAGCAAGCAGGGGCAAAGCCTGGACCGCGTTCTGCGCGCCATCGGCAAGGACTGA
- a CDS encoding protein-L-isoaspartate O-methyltransferase family protein, translated as MTDFAQRRIMMVDTQVRPVEVTSYPVIEAMLNVPREAFVPETRQDVAYVGTNIDIAPGRVLLEPRTLGKMLDVLNLQNSDLVLDLGCGYGYAAALIARIAEAVVAVEEDPELAREAEARLAAQQVYNAAVVQGPLVQGCPAQGPYDAILIEGAVEEIPATLADQLREGGRIVALFREGNLGVVRIGYRVDEQLNWRFAFNAGAPLLPGFERPKEFTL; from the coding sequence ATGACCGATTTCGCGCAGCGCCGCATCATGATGGTCGACACTCAGGTCAGGCCGGTCGAAGTAACCAGCTATCCCGTCATCGAGGCGATGCTGAACGTGCCGCGCGAGGCCTTCGTCCCCGAGACGCGCCAGGATGTCGCCTATGTCGGCACCAATATCGACATCGCCCCCGGCCGGGTGCTGCTGGAACCGCGCACCCTGGGCAAGATGCTGGACGTGTTGAATCTGCAAAACAGCGATCTGGTGCTGGATCTGGGCTGCGGCTACGGCTATGCGGCGGCGCTGATCGCGCGCATTGCCGAAGCCGTGGTCGCGGTCGAGGAGGATCCCGAACTGGCGCGCGAGGCCGAGGCGCGGCTGGCTGCCCAGCAGGTCTACAATGCCGCCGTCGTGCAGGGCCCCCTGGTCCAGGGTTGCCCGGCCCAGGGCCCCTATGACGCAATCCTGATCGAGGGCGCGGTCGAGGAAATCCCCGCAACCCTGGCCGATCAGCTGCGCGAAGGGGGCCGAATCGTCGCCCTGTTCCGCGAAGGCAATCTGGGGGTTGTGCGCATCGGCTATCGTGTTGACGAACAGTTGAACTGGCGCTTTGCGTTCAACGCAGGGGCACCGTTGCTACCCGGCTTCGAGCGGCCCAAAGAATTCACATTGTAA
- a CDS encoding fumarylacetoacetate hydrolase family protein yields MTEFLFPPPPIAAVPVSGKIGLFPVNRIFCVGRNYAAHAAEMGAEVDREAPFYFLKSPHAVLASGGSLAYPPGTRDLHHEVELVVALGAGGFALDRDQAPGLVWGYGTGLDMTRRDLQAQAKAAQRPWDLGKDFEGAAVLSALTPAAGFRPGAQPIRLSVNGALRQDGRLDDMVWGVADLIADLSRYYHLRPGDLIMTGTPAGVGAVLPGDRLRGEIAGLAAVELTIGPPDPAGATS; encoded by the coding sequence ATGACCGAATTCCTGTTTCCCCCGCCGCCGATTGCCGCCGTTCCCGTGTCGGGAAAGATCGGGCTGTTTCCCGTCAACCGCATCTTCTGCGTCGGCCGCAACTATGCCGCCCATGCCGCCGAGATGGGCGCCGAGGTCGACCGCGAGGCGCCGTTCTATTTCCTGAAATCGCCCCATGCGGTGCTGGCGAGCGGTGGCAGCCTGGCCTATCCGCCCGGCACGCGCGACCTGCACCACGAGGTCGAGCTGGTGGTCGCGCTGGGCGCGGGGGGCTTTGCCCTGGACCGCGATCAGGCGCCGGGGCTGGTCTGGGGCTACGGCACCGGGCTGGACATGACGCGGCGCGACCTGCAGGCGCAGGCCAAGGCGGCGCAGCGCCCCTGGGATCTGGGCAAGGATTTCGAAGGCGCGGCGGTGCTGTCGGCGCTGACCCCGGCGGCCGGTTTCCGGCCCGGCGCCCAGCCGATCCGGCTCAGCGTGAACGGCGCGCTGCGCCAGGACGGGCGGCTGGACGACATGGTCTGGGGCGTGGCCGATCTGATCGCCGATCTGTCGCGTTACTATCATCTGCGGCCGGGCGATCTGATCATGACCGGCACCCCCGCCGGGGTCGGCGCGGTGCTGCCCGGAGACCGGCTGCGCGGCGAGATCGCGGGTCTGGCCGCGGTCGAACTGACCATCGGCCCGCCCGATCCCGCCGGCGCCACTAGCTGA
- the selD gene encoding selenide, water dikinase SelD: protein MTDTPRLTSLAHGGGCGCKLAPSVLRELLAGQPLAQAFPQLLVGTETADDAAVWQVDDQTCVIATTDFFMPMVDDPRDFGRIAATNAISDIYAMGGRPIMALAILGMPIDRLPAQAIREILDGGREICAQAGIPVAGGHSIDAPEPIYGLAVIGLCHPRELRRNADTRPGDALILTKGLGVGIYSAAIKKGALDADGIAEMVASATTLNRVGAELARRPDVHALTDVTGFGLLGHGLELARGAGLRLRLNQDAVPLLPRAADLAQAGFVTGASLRNWAAYGAEVTLPGDLPDWRRHLLTDPQTSGGLLVACAPEAADAVLEQVQAAGHALARIIGHAEPGAPGITVS from the coding sequence ATGACCGATACGCCCCGACTGACATCTCTGGCCCATGGCGGCGGCTGCGGCTGCAAGCTGGCGCCCTCGGTGCTGCGCGAGCTGCTGGCCGGCCAACCGCTGGCGCAGGCATTCCCGCAGTTGCTGGTGGGCACCGAAACCGCCGATGATGCGGCGGTCTGGCAGGTGGACGACCAGACCTGCGTCATCGCCACCACCGATTTCTTCATGCCGATGGTGGACGATCCGCGCGATTTCGGCCGCATCGCCGCCACCAATGCCATTTCCGACATCTATGCGATGGGCGGGCGTCCGATCATGGCGCTGGCGATCCTGGGCATGCCCATCGACCGGCTGCCGGCCCAGGCGATCCGCGAGATCCTGGACGGCGGGCGCGAGATTTGCGCCCAGGCGGGGATCCCGGTGGCGGGCGGTCACTCGATCGACGCGCCCGAACCGATCTATGGCCTGGCGGTGATCGGGCTGTGCCACCCGCGCGAACTGCGCCGCAATGCCGATACGCGGCCGGGGGATGCGCTGATCCTGACCAAGGGGCTGGGCGTCGGCATCTATTCGGCCGCGATCAAGAAAGGCGCGCTGGACGCCGACGGCATCGCGGAAATGGTCGCTTCGGCCACCACGCTGAACCGGGTGGGGGCAGAGCTGGCGCGAAGGCCCGACGTGCATGCGCTGACAGATGTCACCGGCTTTGGCCTGCTGGGCCACGGGCTGGAACTGGCGCGCGGCGCCGGGCTGCGGCTGCGGTTGAACCAGGACGCGGTCCCCTTGCTGCCGCGGGCCGCAGACCTGGCGCAGGCCGGGTTCGTCACCGGCGCCTCGCTGCGCAACTGGGCGGCCTATGGCGCCGAGGTGACGCTGCCGGGCGACCTGCCCGACTGGCGCCGCCATCTGCTGACCGACCCGCAGACCTCGGGCGGGCTGCTGGTCGCCTGCGCCCCCGAGGCGGCGGATGCGGTGCTGGAGCAGGTCCAGGCCGCCGGCCATGCGCTGGCCCGGATCATCGGCCATGCCGAACCCGGCGCGCCCGGCATCACCGTCAGCTAG
- a CDS encoding efflux RND transporter permease subunit has translation MARFFIHRPVFAWVLAIVTMLAGIWAILGLPVSQYPDIAPTTIRIGASYPGATARAVQNSVTTPIEDALTGLDGLLYTVSSSSTGRSSITLTFDDSADPVDALNEVQSKVRSVEGRLPAPVQNSGVTVSRSSSSILMVGSLVSTTGQHSTIQLGNLLEQVVEGPVKRTPGVGGVDVFGSGYAMRIWMDPLRLAQFQLTPTDITTAVAQQNSTVSVGSLGSQPVVAGQQFTATITAQSQLTSVEDFRNILLKTGADGAAVRLGDVAEVEIGQASYGRDSRFNGMNASGFAVNLATGANAVETANAVRATLAGLANALPEGVEVHIAYDTAPFVELSIEKVYHTLIEAIGLVFLVILLFLQNWRATLIPIIAIPVVLLGTFAMLAALGYSINTLTMFAMVLAIGLLVDDAIVVVENVERVMAEEGLDPVAATEKSMGQISGALIGIALVLSAVFLPMAFMPGSTGVIYRQFSATIITAMVLSLAVALILTPAMCASLLRPSHGPARWAPARAFNAGFDRLTRGYGAVVRRSLRRPALVMLLLAAISLGGWQLFGRLTTTFIPAEDQGVLQARITLTEGSTAQQTAAVVQEIEDYLRENEAQAVDSVFVAMGFGFSGSSQRQAMIFVKLRDFDQRQAAPLAASAVAARANAHFQGHRAGRITFLQPPAIPRLGNSAGFSLYLLDQSGGGLTALTQAAEALEQAAAADPRLQGVDSNGGENEAALKIAIDQQKAESLGVSLSGVNAMLSTIFAGTEVNDFSLGAQLRPVIVQAAAAHRMQPQDIDSWYARNSQGEMVPFSAFMTTRWEPVEPALARMDGIDAIEITGQPGEGASSGQAMAAVEELVAQLPGGYGVAWTGLSYQERQSGDQAPWLFALSALVVFLSLAALYESWSIPFSVMLAVPVGVLGAVVAALALGQANDVYFKVGILTTIGLAAKNAILIVEFARDLQQGGRSAVEAASLAARQRLRPILMTSLAFILGVLPLAVASGAGAAAQNSIGIGVMGGMISATVLGIFMVPAFYVTVRRLTDGKGGR, from the coding sequence ATGGCGCGCTTCTTCATTCACCGGCCGGTCTTTGCCTGGGTGCTGGCCATCGTCACCATGCTGGCCGGGATCTGGGCGATCCTGGGGCTGCCGGTATCGCAATATCCCGACATCGCCCCCACCACCATCCGCATCGGCGCCAGCTATCCCGGCGCCACCGCGCGCGCGGTGCAGAATTCCGTCACCACCCCGATCGAGGACGCGCTGACCGGCCTGGACGGCCTGCTTTACACGGTCTCGTCCTCGTCCACCGGGCGCAGCAGCATCACCCTGACCTTCGACGACAGCGCCGATCCGGTCGACGCGCTGAACGAGGTGCAGTCCAAGGTCCGCTCGGTCGAGGGGCGCCTGCCGGCACCGGTGCAGAACAGCGGCGTCACCGTCAGCCGCTCGTCCTCGTCGATCCTGATGGTGGGCTCGCTGGTCTCGACCACGGGGCAGCATTCCACCATCCAGCTGGGCAACCTGCTGGAACAGGTGGTCGAAGGCCCGGTCAAGCGCACGCCCGGCGTGGGCGGGGTGGATGTGTTCGGTTCGGGCTATGCCATGCGCATCTGGATGGACCCGCTGCGGCTGGCGCAATTCCAGTTGACGCCCACCGACATCACCACCGCCGTCGCCCAGCAGAACAGCACCGTGTCCGTGGGCAGCCTGGGCAGTCAGCCGGTGGTCGCCGGCCAGCAGTTCACCGCCACCATCACCGCCCAGAGCCAGCTGACCTCAGTCGAGGATTTCCGCAACATCCTGCTGAAAACCGGCGCCGACGGGGCCGCGGTGCGGCTGGGCGACGTGGCCGAGGTGGAAATCGGCCAGGCAAGCTATGGCCGCGATTCCCGCTTCAACGGCATGAACGCCTCGGGGTTCGCGGTCAACCTGGCCACCGGCGCCAATGCGGTGGAAACGGCCAATGCCGTGCGCGCCACGCTGGCCGGGCTGGCCAATGCCCTGCCCGAAGGCGTCGAAGTGCATATCGCCTATGACACCGCGCCTTTCGTCGAGCTGTCGATCGAAAAGGTCTATCACACCCTGATCGAGGCGATCGGGCTGGTGTTCCTGGTCATCCTGCTGTTCCTGCAGAACTGGCGGGCGACGCTGATCCCGATCATCGCCATTCCCGTGGTGCTTCTGGGCACATTCGCCATGCTGGCGGCGCTGGGCTATTCCATCAACACGCTGACCATGTTCGCCATGGTGCTGGCCATCGGCCTGCTGGTCGACGATGCCATCGTCGTGGTGGAAAACGTCGAGCGTGTGATGGCCGAGGAAGGGCTGGACCCGGTCGCCGCCACCGAAAAAAGCATGGGCCAGATCAGCGGCGCGCTGATCGGCATCGCGCTGGTGCTGTCGGCGGTGTTCCTGCCCATGGCCTTCATGCCGGGATCGACCGGGGTGATCTATCGCCAGTTTTCCGCCACGATCATCACCGCCATGGTGCTGTCGCTGGCGGTGGCGCTGATCCTGACGCCGGCGATGTGCGCCAGCCTGCTGCGGCCGTCGCATGGCCCGGCCCGCTGGGCCCCGGCGCGTGCCTTCAACGCCGGCTTCGACCGGCTGACCCGCGGCTATGGCGCCGTGGTGCGTCGCAGCCTGCGCCGGCCGGCGCTGGTGATGCTGCTGCTGGCGGCGATCAGCCTGGGCGGCTGGCAGTTGTTCGGGCGGCTGACCACCACCTTCATCCCGGCCGAGGATCAGGGCGTGCTGCAGGCCCGCATCACCCTGACCGAGGGATCGACCGCCCAGCAGACGGCCGCCGTTGTCCAGGAAATCGAGGATTACCTGCGCGAGAATGAGGCGCAGGCGGTGGATTCGGTCTTTGTCGCCATGGGTTTCGGCTTTTCAGGCAGTTCGCAGCGCCAGGCGATGATCTTTGTCAAGCTGCGCGACTTCGACCAGCGGCAGGCGGCGCCGCTGGCCGCCAGCGCCGTGGCGGCGCGGGCCAATGCGCATTTCCAGGGCCACCGTGCCGGGCGCATCACCTTTCTGCAGCCGCCGGCGATCCCGCGGCTGGGCAATTCGGCCGGCTTCAGCCTGTATCTGCTGGACCAGTCCGGCGGCGGGCTGACCGCGCTGACCCAGGCGGCCGAGGCGCTGGAACAGGCCGCCGCCGCCGATCCGCGCCTGCAAGGCGTCGACAGCAATGGCGGCGAGAACGAGGCGGCGCTGAAGATCGCCATCGACCAGCAAAAGGCCGAAAGCCTTGGCGTCAGCCTGTCGGGGGTGAACGCGATGCTGTCCACCATCTTTGCCGGCACCGAGGTGAACGATTTCTCGCTGGGCGCGCAGCTGCGGCCGGTGATCGTGCAGGCCGCCGCCGCGCATCGGATGCAGCCCCAGGACATCGACAGCTGGTATGCCCGCAACAGCCAGGGCGAAATGGTGCCCTTCAGCGCCTTCATGACCACCCGCTGGGAGCCGGTCGAGCCGGCGCTGGCGCGCATGGACGGCATCGACGCCATCGAGATCACCGGCCAGCCCGGCGAAGGCGCCAGTTCGGGCCAGGCGATGGCCGCGGTCGAGGAACTGGTAGCGCAACTGCCCGGCGGCTATGGCGTCGCCTGGACAGGGCTGTCCTATCAGGAACGCCAGTCGGGCGATCAGGCGCCCTGGCTGTTCGCGCTGTCGGCGCTGGTGGTGTTCCTGTCGCTGGCGGCGCTGTATGAAAGCTGGTCGATCCCGTTCAGCGTGATGCTGGCGGTGCCGGTCGGGGTTCTGGGGGCGGTGGTGGCGGCGCTGGCGCTGGGTCAGGCCAATGACGTCTATTTCAAGGTCGGCATCCTGACCACCATCGGCCTTGCGGCGAAAAACGCCATCCTGATCGTCGAATTCGCCCGTGACCTGCAGCAGGGCGGCCGCAGCGCCGTCGAGGCCGCCAGCCTGGCCGCGCGCCAGCGGCTGCGGCCTATCCTGATGACCTCGCTGGCCTTCATCCTGGGGGTGCTGCCGCTGGCGGTGGCCAGCGGCGCCGGTGCGGCGGCGCAGAACTCGATCGGCATCGGGGTGATGGGGGGGATGATCTCGGCCACGGTGCTGGGCATCTTCATGGTGCCGGCATTCTACGTTACCGTGCGCCGGTTGACCGACGGAAAGGGAGGCAGATGA
- a CDS encoding efflux RND transporter periplasmic adaptor subunit, with translation MRTRLGTWADVAQVASLAALLLMLATAPVVGQQRGPGGRGPQGPVSVGVITTQSQDVPYTVTLPGRAIAYQQTAIRPQVGGDVREIAYDPGQPVAAGDVLFRLDPETLAAALAAAEAAVAGAEASLTQAQNTVTRYRRLEGSGVSAVERANAEVALKQAEADLKSAESARDAARLALQRTTIVSPIAGIADVAAVSVGDLVTANQQDALTTVTQLDPIYVDVSESSARLQRNRDRIRAGELVRNGAIESRLILETGDIHDRPGRIVSPGIQVSPTTGTVPIRLQFDNPDRTILPGQFLRVELTLGTIQAVLVPQRATSRAADGTLTAYVARDGKAQQVTLQEQGSYRNSWIVTHGIAAGEQLILDGLDKLRPGAEVKPVPVSIDAEGVVRDQADATPDGQG, from the coding sequence ATGAGAACGCGGCTGGGAACATGGGCGGATGTGGCACAGGTCGCGTCCTTGGCGGCGCTGTTGCTGATGCTGGCGACAGCCCCTGTCGTGGGGCAACAGCGCGGGCCGGGCGGGCGTGGGCCGCAGGGCCCGGTTTCGGTCGGCGTCATCACCACCCAGTCCCAGGACGTTCCCTATACCGTCACCCTGCCCGGCCGGGCCATCGCCTATCAGCAGACGGCGATTCGTCCCCAGGTCGGCGGCGATGTGCGCGAAATCGCCTACGATCCCGGCCAGCCGGTGGCGGCGGGCGATGTGCTGTTCCGGCTGGACCCGGAAACCCTGGCCGCCGCGCTGGCCGCGGCCGAAGCCGCCGTCGCCGGGGCCGAGGCCAGCCTGACCCAGGCCCAGAACACCGTCACCCGCTATCGCCGGCTTGAGGGATCGGGGGTTTCCGCGGTCGAACGCGCCAATGCCGAGGTGGCGCTGAAACAGGCAGAGGCCGATCTGAAATCGGCCGAATCGGCGCGCGATGCCGCCCGACTGGCGCTGCAACGCACCACGATCGTCAGTCCAATCGCGGGCATCGCGGATGTGGCGGCGGTGTCGGTGGGCGATCTGGTCACCGCCAATCAGCAGGATGCGCTGACCACCGTCACCCAGCTGGATCCGATCTATGTCGATGTGTCGGAATCCAGCGCCCGGCTGCAACGCAACCGCGATCGCATCCGCGCGGGCGAACTGGTCCGCAACGGTGCCATCGAAAGCCGGCTGATCCTGGAAACCGGAGATATCCACGACCGACCGGGCCGCATCGTCAGCCCCGGCATCCAGGTATCGCCCACCACCGGAACCGTGCCGATCCGGCTGCAATTCGACAATCCCGACCGCACGATCCTGCCCGGGCAGTTCCTGCGCGTGGAACTGACGCTGGGCACGATTCAGGCGGTGCTGGTGCCGCAACGCGCCACCAGTCGCGCCGCCGACGGCACGCTGACCGCCTATGTCGCGCGCGACGGCAAGGCTCAGCAGGTCACGCTGCAGGAACAGGGCAGCTATCGCAACAGCTGGATCGTGACCCATGGCATCGCGGCGGGCGAACAGCTGATCCTGGACGGGCTGGACAAGCTGCGCCCAGGGGCCGAGGTCAAGCCGGTGCCGGTCAGCATCGACGCCGAAGGCGTGGTGCGCGATCAGGCGGATGCCACCCCGGACGGGCAGGGCTGA
- a CDS encoding DUF1674 domain-containing protein: MTNRKDLPAAALRALAEAEERRRKAPPLDLPVELGGRDGPEPVRYGDYEKKGICVDF, translated from the coding sequence ATGACCAACCGCAAGGATCTGCCCGCCGCCGCCCTGCGCGCCCTGGCCGAGGCCGAAGAGCGCCGCCGCAAGGCCCCGCCCCTGGACCTGCCGGTGGAACTGGGCGGCCGTGACGGGCCCGAACCGGTCCGCTACGGGGATTACGAAAAGAAGGGCATCTGCGTCGATTTCTAG
- a CDS encoding RsmB/NOP family class I SAM-dependent RNA methyltransferase, whose amino-acid sequence MDKSREKPARDAARAGALRLLAAVEEGATLDEAAAVIERLAPPDRARARRLALEVLRRQQRVQALLAPMLARRPRPEILRILQLATVEMLALGQAPHGVVNAAVGLTRGLGRQGQAAAGMVNAVLRKVPALAEAWAALPPQQMPDWLRAPVVAAWGEPAARAIEAAHEAGAPLDLTPRDEAAAAAMPGERLPTGSWRLDAGVQVSGLPGYAEGHWWVQDAAAALAVRLLAPQPGEAIADLCAAPGGKTLQLAAAGAQVTALDISAGRLQRVAENLARCGLSARLVAADALHWQPGQPLDAVLLDAPCSATGTIRRHPELPLIRDGGQLAELTALQARLIDHALDLLKPGGRLVYATCSLLPAEGEAQLQAALARHSGLLVETPAVPGVPPGWFGPEGGLRLRPDLWPERGGMDGFFIVRLRKPGPVT is encoded by the coding sequence TTGGACAAGTCACGCGAGAAACCGGCCCGGGATGCGGCCCGCGCAGGGGCGCTGCGGCTTCTGGCCGCCGTCGAGGAGGGCGCCACCCTGGACGAGGCCGCCGCCGTCATCGAGCGGCTGGCCCCGCCCGATCGCGCCCGCGCCCGGCGGCTGGCGCTCGAGGTGCTGCGCCGCCAGCAGCGGGTGCAGGCGCTGCTGGCGCCAATGCTGGCGCGCCGTCCCCGGCCCGAGATCCTGCGCATCCTGCAACTGGCCACGGTCGAGATGCTGGCGTTGGGCCAGGCGCCGCATGGCGTGGTCAATGCCGCCGTCGGCCTGACGCGCGGCCTTGGCCGGCAGGGCCAGGCGGCGGCGGGCATGGTGAATGCGGTGCTGCGCAAGGTGCCGGCGCTGGCCGAGGCCTGGGCCGCGCTGCCGCCGCAGCAGATGCCCGACTGGCTGCGCGCGCCGGTGGTTGCCGCCTGGGGCGAGCCCGCAGCCCGCGCCATCGAGGCCGCGCATGAGGCCGGCGCGCCGCTGGACCTGACGCCGCGCGATGAAGCTGCTGCGGCCGCAATGCCGGGCGAGCGGTTGCCCACCGGCTCGTGGCGGCTGGACGCCGGGGTTCAGGTGTCTGGCCTGCCCGGATATGCCGAAGGCCACTGGTGGGTGCAGGATGCCGCCGCCGCGCTGGCGGTGCGGCTGCTGGCGCCGCAGCCCGGCGAGGCCATCGCTGATCTTTGCGCCGCGCCGGGCGGCAAGACCTTGCAGTTGGCCGCGGCCGGGGCGCAGGTCACGGCGCTGGACATCTCGGCCGGTCGCCTGCAACGGGTGGCAGAAAACCTGGCGCGCTGCGGCCTGTCGGCGCGGCTGGTCGCGGCCGATGCGCTGCACTGGCAGCCCGGCCAGCCGCTGGATGCGGTGCTGCTGGATGCGCCCTGTTCGGCCACCGGCACCATCCGCCGCCACCCGGAACTGCCGCTGATCCGCGACGGTGGCCAATTGGCCGAGCTGACGGCGCTGCAGGCGCGGCTGATCGACCACGCGCTGGATCTGCTGAAACCGGGCGGGCGGCTGGTCTATGCCACCTGTTCGCTGCTGCCCGCCGAGGGCGAGGCGCAGTTGCAGGCGGCCCTGGCGCGCCATTCCGGCCTGCTTGTCGAAACGCCAGCCGTGCCGGGGGTGCCGCCCGGCTGGTTCGGTCCCGAGGGCGGCCTGCGCCTGCGCCCCGACCTGTGGCCCGAACGCGGCGGCATGGACGGGTTTTTCATCGTGCGCTTGCGAAAGCCGGGGCCTGTCACCTAA